The DNA sequence GACTGGGCGGGATCGGCACCGCAGGGCAGCACCGTGGCTCTGGAGATGCCGCACCGGATCAAGCGCGGGCAGGGCGTGGACGGCCCGCCGGTGCGTCTGTTCGGCTCCTCGGCGCAGCTCGACGCGTCGAAGACGGTGCGTTCCATCGGTCTGCAGAACGATCCCCGGGTGCAGATCTACGCCATCACCCTCCAGTAGGTCCGTGCACGTCCGCCCGGGGACCGTCCCGGTGTCCGGTCCGGCAGGACCGGGCACCGGGACACCCCGGGCGGCGCGTTCACCGGCCCGGTGGACGCGTCACCGTGTTGTGCGGCGGGGTCCGCTCAGCGTTTCGTCGTCGTGTTCCCGGTCGCGGCGAGGAGGACCTGTGCCTGCTCGCGGGCCTCGCCGATGGGGTTCGGGAAGACGTTCAAGCCGTGGGCCACGAGCGCCCCTTCGTGGAGCAGCATGAGGGTCCGGCCCAGACGGTCGGCGTCGTCGGGGGCGATGTCACGGGCGAGGCGGGTGAACAGGGCGAGCATCCACTCCTTCTGCCCGGTGATCACCGGGTACGCGGGATGGGACGCGTCGCTGATCTCGGCATGGGCGTTGACCATGCTGCACCCCTTGGGGCTGTGCTCCCGTGACCACGCGAGTGAGGCGTCGAAGACGGCCAGCACACGCGCCGGCGGTTCCGGGTCCGCGGCGTCCAGGTATCCGGCGAGCAGGGCTCGCCAGCGTTCGTCGCGGTCCGCGAGGTACTCCACGACGAGCTGCTCCTTGGAGCCGAACCGGTCGTAGAGCGTCTTCTTGGTGACCCCGGCCTCGGCGGCGATCAGGTCGACGCCGACGGCGTGGATGCCGCGCTCGTAGAACAGTCTCGCGGCGGCCGCCAGGATGCGCCGGGCGGCAGGCGTCATCGTGATCCTTCGCAGATCCTCCACGGTGCCCATGCTTCAACACTATACCGATCTGTATAGTGGGCGGGGCAGGCATGTATACCGATCTGTATAGCGGGGTCAGATGTGAACTTCCTGCTCTCGATCGCCTTCGTGCTGTGCTGGAGTTCCGGGTTCATCGGAGCCAAGCTCGGCGCGGGGAGCGCCTCCGCCCTCACGATCCTGATGTGGCGGTTCCTGCCGCTCGCCGTCGTCCTGGTCGTCATCGCGGCCGTCACGGCGTCGTGGCGGGGCCTCACGGCGCGCGGCCTCGCCCGGCAGGCCGTGATCGGCGCCCTGTCCCAGAGCGGCTACCTGCTCACCGTCTACTACGCCATCCAACTCGGCGTCGCCAGCGGCACCACGGCCCTGATCGACGGGGTCCAGCCGCTCGTCGCCGGAGCACTCGCGGGACCGCTCCTGCACCAGTACGTCTCGCGCCGGCAGTGGCTCGGCCTGTGCCTGGGGGTGAGCGGCGTCGTCGTCGTCACCACCGCCGATGCCGCAGCCGCCACCGGCGTGGCCTGGTGGGCCTATCTCATACCGTTCCTCGGCATGCTCTCGCTGGTGGCGGCGACCTTCCTCGAGGGCCGCTCCCGCGAGCGGGCCGCGCCGTTGACATCCCTCACCGTGCACTGCCTCACCAGTGCCGTCGTCTTCAGCGCCCTCGCCCTGGGTACCGGGTCCGCGACGCCGCCCGC is a window from the Streptomyces capillispiralis genome containing:
- a CDS encoding TetR/AcrR family transcriptional regulator, whose product is MGTVEDLRRITMTPAARRILAAAARLFYERGIHAVGVDLIAAEAGVTKKTLYDRFGSKEQLVVEYLADRDERWRALLAGYLDAADPEPPARVLAVFDASLAWSREHSPKGCSMVNAHAEISDASHPAYPVITGQKEWMLALFTRLARDIAPDDADRLGRTLMLLHEGALVAHGLNVFPNPIGEAREQAQVLLAATGNTTTKR
- a CDS encoding DMT family transporter, which translates into the protein MNFLLSIAFVLCWSSGFIGAKLGAGSASALTILMWRFLPLAVVLVVIAAVTASWRGLTARGLARQAVIGALSQSGYLLTVYYAIQLGVASGTTALIDGVQPLVAGALAGPLLHQYVSRRQWLGLCLGVSGVVVVTTADAAAATGVAWWAYLIPFLGMLSLVAATFLEGRSRERAAPLTSLTVHCLTSAVVFSALALGTGSATPPAQPAFWGAISWLVVLSTFGGYGLYWIILRRSGVTRVNTLMFLMAPVTAVWGAMMFGEPFGLRTLLGLGIGLAAVVIVHGGDTSATGHRAGDADGARGARQRRPSPVDGPGRARTKDVSARAID